One window of the Populus trichocarpa isolate Nisqually-1 chromosome 9, P.trichocarpa_v4.1, whole genome shotgun sequence genome contains the following:
- the LOC18102197 gene encoding zeaxanthin 7,8(7',8')-cleavage dioxygenase, chromoplastic yields MYSTMNSFSNSMHTHPKPIQKTSYTTFRGIPHLGARLPSRRHETWVPVLISSQEKTTIQEDHADSTGSSLGKIALSNSLFLSSHISRFQNCLSTTISKFIDHRPPLHPSVDPYQVFTGNFAPVDELEPTNCTVVEGELPSCLNGVYIRNGSNPQHMPNGPLHFFEGDGMLHSLKLSGGQATHCSRYVKTYKYMLEKEAGFPIFPNILSGFYSLPDVLAYVMVAGRVLCGQINLMRGFGMANTSLAFFSNKLLALCESDLPYVIGMTQEGDIETLGRWDFDRKLFASMTAHPKVDKDTKETFAFQCNPSFFPYVTYFYFNEDGVKQRDVPLLSINQPTPIHDFAITKRFAVFPETQLVVEPRNVMLGRGMPVVCEQKKVPRIGILPRYAESDSNTRWFPVPGFNAMHVTNAWENGDDEVVLVAPNVLSIANVFHKIEKVHFSLEKLTINTRTGKVSRKILSKRSLELGSINPYYIGKKNRYAYLGIAEKVPKMSGLAKIDLEKECEVSRRLYGPGCFGGEPLFVPRNANAVKSDEDEDDGFVVSYVHDENSGQSNFTVMDAKSPNLDIVAKVKLPRRVPYGFHSLFVSQDSLSNNW; encoded by the coding sequence GTGCTCGACTGCCTTCTCGTAGACATGAAACTTGGGTGCCTGTACTAATTTCTTCGCAAGAAAAAACTACAATCCAGGAAGATCATGCAGACAGTACCGGATCATCGCTTGGAAAGATAGCATTATCAAATTCACTATTTCTGTCCTCTCACATTTCAAGATTCCAAAATTGCCTCAGCACCACCATATCCAAATTCATCGACCACCGGCCTCCTCTTCATCCTTCGGTCGATCCATATCAAGTGTTCACGGGGAATTTTGCTCCAGTGGATGAACTTGAGCCCACTAACTGCACTGTAGTGGAGGGTGAGCTCCCTAGCTGTCTAAATGGTGTGTATATTAGAAATGGTTCAAACCCACAACACATGCCTAATGGTCCTCTCCATTTCTTCGAAGGAGATGGCATGCTTCATTCCTTGAAATTATCCGGAGGCCAAGCAACCCATTGTAGTCGCTATGTCAAGACTTACAAATACATGCTTGAGAAAGAAGCAGGTTTCCCCATCTTTCCAAATATATTATCTGGCTTCTATAGCCTTCCTGACGTCCTTGCTTATGTCATGGTTGCTGGAAGGGTTCTGTGTGGCCAAATCAATCTCATGAGAGGATTTGGTATGGCCAACACGAGTCTtgctttcttttcaaataagcTCCTTGCTCTTTGCGAGTCTGATCTACCATATGTCATTGGCATGACACAAGAAGGCGACATCGAGACACTAGGCAGATGGGATTTTGATAGAAAGCTGTTTGCAAGCATGACTGCTCACCCCAAGGTTGACAAGGATACAAAGGAGACTTTTGCTTTCCAGTGCAACCCATCATTTTTTCCTTATGTCACTTATTTTTACTTCAATGAAGATGGTGTCAAGCAAAGAGATGTTCCCCTTTTGTCTATAAATCAGCCTACTCCTATTCATGATTTTGCAATAACCAAACGATTTGCAGTTTTCCCAGAGACGCAGTTGGTGGTTGAACCAAGAAATGTCATGCTAGGAAGAGGCATGCCTGTGGTTTGTGAGCAAAAGAAAGTGCCAAGAATTGGGATCTTACCAAGATACGCTGAGAGTGACTCAAACACGAGGTGGTTTCCAGTCCCAGGGTTTAATGCCATGCATGTCACCAATGCTTGGgaaaatggggatgatgaggtAGTCTTGGTGGCACCAAATGTGTTAAGCATTGCAAATGTTTTTCACAAAATAGAGAAGGTCCATTTCTCATTGGAAAAATTGACTATCAACACGAGAACAGGAAAAGTTTCAAGAAAGATCTTGTCCAAAAGAAGTTTGGAGTTGGGATCTATTAATCCTTACTATATTGGGAAGAAAAATCGCTATGCTTATTTGGGAATTGCTGAAAAGGTACCAAAGATGTCAGGTTTAGCCAAGATTGATTTGGAAAAAGAATGCGAGGTCTCGAGGAGGCTTTATGGGCCAGGTTGCTTTGGAGGGGAGCCGTTGTTTGTTCCTAGAAACGCAAATGCTGTGAAATCCGATGAAGACGAAGATGATGGATTTGTGGTGAGTTACGTGCATGATGAGAACTCCGGTCAATCAAATTTTACTGTTATGGATGCCAAGTCTCCAAATCTTGACATTGTTGCGAAAGTTAAACTTCCAAGACGTGTTCCATATGGTTTCCATAGCCTCTTTGTAAGTCAAGATAGCTTGTCAAATAACTGGTAA